The following proteins are co-located in the Methylocystis sp. IM3 genome:
- a CDS encoding dihydrofolate reductase family protein — protein MIGNFVETIDGVVSFGLPGRSGGEEISGGKPEDLFTMGLLRSMADAVLFGSGSLHAAHGHLRTPAFVYPQAKELFAQLRARLGKPLLPLSVILTSSGNINLDEATFHTPGLAAVVITTNEGALRLARAHRDKLGSVAVRSTGESGTTTPAAVLGILADEFRVRLLLHEGGPTVFGIFLAANMVDELFLTLAPQIAGRGVEAQRLGLAEQALFLPETAPWFTLQSVKQASDHLLLRYAFTQSSYGAALQTMASG, from the coding sequence GTGATCGGCAATTTCGTCGAAACGATCGACGGAGTTGTGTCCTTCGGCCTCCCAGGCCGCTCGGGGGGTGAGGAGATCAGCGGCGGCAAGCCTGAGGATTTATTCACCATGGGGCTCCTCAGAAGCATGGCGGACGCCGTCTTGTTTGGGTCCGGATCGCTACATGCCGCGCATGGACATTTGCGCACCCCCGCGTTTGTCTATCCGCAGGCAAAAGAGCTTTTCGCACAGCTTCGCGCAAGGCTCGGCAAGCCGCTCTTGCCGCTCAGCGTGATTCTGACCTCGAGTGGGAATATTAACCTCGACGAAGCGACCTTTCACACGCCAGGTTTGGCGGCAGTCGTCATTACAACTAACGAGGGAGCTTTGCGGCTTGCCCGTGCACATCGCGACAAGCTCGGTTCGGTCGCCGTGCGCTCGACAGGGGAATCAGGGACGACGACACCGGCGGCGGTTTTAGGGATCCTCGCTGACGAGTTCCGCGTTCGCCTTCTGCTGCACGAGGGAGGCCCCACGGTCTTCGGCATATTCCTGGCTGCGAACATGGTAGATGAATTGTTCCTGACGCTCGCGCCACAAATCGCAGGGAGGGGAGTGGAGGCGCAGCGTCTGGGCCTCGCCGAACAAGCGTTGTTCCTTCCGGAAACTGCGCCGTGGTTTACGCTCCAGAGCGTCAAACAGGCGTCGGACCACCTGCTCCTGCGCTACGCCTTCACGCAAAGTAGCTATGGGGCCGCGCTCCAGACGATGGCGAGCGGATAA
- a CDS encoding VOC family protein has protein sequence MTITLNHTIVPAHNKQDAAEWFADVFGLSIENKSDHFAPVRVNETLTLLFSDAPSFDAHHYAFHISDREFDAIFGRVKEKGASFGSAPWSRTDKKLNDWSGGRGVYFESPDGHLMELMTVPQ, from the coding sequence ATGACTATCACACTCAACCACACGATCGTTCCTGCTCACAATAAGCAAGACGCCGCGGAATGGTTTGCCGACGTTTTCGGCTTGTCTATCGAGAACAAAAGCGACCACTTCGCGCCCGTGCGGGTGAATGAAACGCTGACTCTGTTATTTTCTGACGCCCCGTCGTTTGACGCCCATCATTATGCGTTCCACATCAGCGACCGCGAATTCGACGCCATTTTCGGCCGCGTCAAGGAGAAAGGCGCGAGCTTCGGGAGCGCGCCCTGGAGCCGGACTGATAAAAAGCTCAATGACTGGAGCGGGGGCCGCGGCGTCTATTTCGAGAGCCCTGACGGCCATCTCATGGAATTGATGACAGTTCCCCAATAA
- a CDS encoding DUF5996 family protein — protein MSFWRLQADRAFKLFGTGFIGKASPVHFFWGSFDIATTRFSGRRAPPHPGGVPNLPDVVVREAYSHEVSSAGFWPGGGSVDYPAFYSYAYPAPPGFEGAPVRSRDGFFPNELKEFSLHYDVVRRAKDPDAILLDFLQSVYEAPPGSRRARDVLGADRHPVR, from the coding sequence ATGAGCTTCTGGAGATTGCAGGCGGATCGTGCGTTCAAGTTGTTTGGCACGGGCTTTATCGGCAAGGCCAGCCCCGTGCATTTCTTCTGGGGCAGCTTCGACATCGCGACGACGCGGTTTTCCGGTCGCCGCGCGCCGCCGCATCCGGGCGGGGTTCCCAATCTGCCAGACGTCGTCGTGCGTGAAGCATACTCGCACGAGGTGAGTAGCGCCGGCTTTTGGCCCGGCGGCGGCTCTGTGGATTACCCGGCCTTCTATTCCTACGCCTATCCCGCGCCGCCGGGATTCGAGGGCGCGCCGGTGAGGTCGCGGGACGGCTTTTTCCCCAACGAGCTCAAGGAATTCAGCCTGCACTATGACGTCGTCCGGCGCGCCAAAGACCCGGATGCGATTCTCCTCGACTTTCTCCAAAGCGTCTATGAGGCCCCACCGGGATCGCGCCGCGCTCGAGACGTCCTTGGGGCAGATCGGCACCCCGTCCGGTGA